A genome region from Mycobacterium florentinum includes the following:
- a CDS encoding TetR/AcrR family transcriptional regulator, with protein sequence MGKRQESREQIAARIVELGRQHLVDRGAAGLSLRAIARDLGMVSSAVYRYVSSRDELLTLLLVDAYSDLANAVDRARDTADELWSHDVVAIARAVRRWAVEHPAQWALLYGSPVPGYHAPAERTVGVGTRVVGAIFDAIAAGITTGDIRLTNSVVAQPMSSDFDRIRHEFGFPGDDAVIAKCFLFWAGVLGAINLEVFGQYGADTVTDPEAVFNTQLGLLVEVLAQH encoded by the coding sequence GTGGGCAAACGCCAGGAGTCGCGGGAACAGATCGCGGCGCGCATCGTCGAGCTGGGCCGTCAACATCTGGTCGATCGCGGCGCGGCCGGACTGTCGCTGCGCGCGATCGCGCGCGACCTCGGCATGGTCTCCTCGGCGGTATACCGATACGTGTCGAGCCGCGACGAACTGCTCACCCTGCTGCTCGTCGACGCCTATTCGGACCTGGCCAACGCGGTGGACCGGGCCCGCGACACCGCGGACGAGCTGTGGAGCCACGACGTCGTCGCCATCGCCCGGGCCGTGCGGCGCTGGGCAGTGGAGCATCCCGCGCAATGGGCGCTGCTGTACGGCAGCCCGGTCCCCGGCTACCACGCCCCTGCCGAACGAACCGTCGGAGTCGGCACCCGCGTGGTCGGCGCCATCTTCGACGCCATCGCCGCCGGAATCACCACCGGCGATATCAGGCTGACCAATAGCGTTGTGGCGCAACCGATGTCGTCGGACTTCGACCGGATCCGGCACGAGTTCGGCTTTCCCGGCGACGACGCCGTCATCGCCAAGTGCTTCTTGTTCTGGGCCGGAGTGCTGGGCGCCATCAACCTCGAGGTGTTCGGACAGTACGGCGCCGACACCGTGACCGATCCCGAGGCCGTCTTCAACACCCAGCTGGGGCTGCTGGTGGAAGTGCTCGCCCAGCATTGA
- a CDS encoding PPE family protein, with translation MLDFGALPPEINSGRMYVGAGAGPLLAAAAAWDELAAELYSTAALYGSTIQNLSVGPWTGPSSIAMAASAAPYVQWMSTTGAQAEQAATQAKLAAGAYEAAFAATVPPPVIAANRSLLASLVATNILGQNTPAIAATEAQYMEMWAQDAAAMYGYAGSSATASQLQPFTEPPRTTNDSGSGMQAAAVAQSSSTSGSRTALQLSQAVTTNVAAAADPSAGLTVPPAVTNWNTIWSAVTGVFSPQSWSSIPGGPFLSFGQAYAWGQNGQSAAAYLAGPKAIKGALEPLMRVPSAVHPMLSSAVSGAPVTGSMGKSALVGGMSVPQGWTEAAPNIRMLAQSLPANLSAAPAAMIGEEGVFSQMALSSLAGRAVAATSTHTVSGNAATAAALGGLVAEADPAAATIIVIPALED, from the coding sequence ATGTTGGACTTCGGGGCGTTACCACCGGAGATCAACTCCGGTCGAATGTATGTCGGTGCGGGTGCGGGGCCGTTGTTGGCCGCCGCGGCCGCCTGGGACGAGTTGGCTGCCGAGCTCTATTCGACTGCGGCCCTGTACGGCTCGACGATTCAAAACCTGTCCGTCGGGCCGTGGACCGGTCCCTCCTCGATCGCGATGGCCGCGTCCGCGGCCCCGTACGTGCAGTGGATGAGCACGACGGGAGCCCAGGCTGAACAGGCGGCCACCCAGGCCAAGCTCGCCGCGGGCGCCTACGAGGCGGCCTTCGCGGCGACGGTACCGCCGCCCGTCATCGCGGCCAACCGCTCGCTGCTCGCGTCGTTGGTCGCCACCAACATCCTGGGCCAGAACACTCCGGCTATCGCGGCCACCGAAGCCCAGTACATGGAGATGTGGGCGCAGGACGCCGCCGCGATGTACGGGTATGCCGGGTCGTCGGCGACGGCGTCGCAGCTGCAGCCGTTCACCGAGCCCCCGCGGACCACGAACGACTCCGGTTCGGGGATGCAGGCGGCCGCGGTGGCCCAGTCCAGCAGCACTTCGGGCAGCCGCACCGCCCTGCAACTTTCCCAGGCCGTGACGACGAATGTCGCGGCGGCGGCCGATCCGTCGGCGGGGTTGACGGTGCCGCCCGCCGTGACGAACTGGAACACCATTTGGTCGGCCGTCACCGGGGTGTTCTCGCCCCAGTCCTGGTCCTCGATCCCGGGTGGCCCGTTCCTGTCGTTCGGGCAGGCCTACGCCTGGGGTCAGAACGGGCAAAGTGCCGCGGCCTATCTGGCCGGGCCGAAAGCCATCAAGGGGGCGTTGGAGCCGCTGATGAGGGTGCCCAGCGCCGTTCACCCCATGCTGAGCTCCGCCGTCAGTGGAGCTCCGGTCACCGGGTCGATGGGCAAATCGGCTTTGGTAGGAGGCATGTCGGTGCCCCAGGGCTGGACCGAGGCGGCCCCGAACATCAGGATGCTTGCGCAGTCGCTGCCCGCCAACTTGTCGGCCGCGCCCGCGGCAATGATCGGCGAGGAAGGCGTCTTCAGCCAGATGGCGTTGTCGAGCCTGGCGGGTCGTGCCGTCGCCGCCACCTCGACCCACACGGTAAGCGGCAACGCCGCCACGGCAGCGGCCCTGGGTGGGCTTGTTGCCGAGGCCGACCCCGCCGCCGCCACGATCATCGTGATCCCGGCTCTGGAGGACTGA
- a CDS encoding MgtC/SapB family protein: protein MTQTLSVADFALRLGVGVGCGALVGMERQWRARRAGLRTNALVAAGATLFVLYAVATPDSSPTRVASYVVSGIGFLGGGVILREGVNVRGLNTAATLWCSAAIGVLAASGNLVFTLIATLAVITIHVVGRPLGRVIDHDNNTEEDEGRQPFLVQAICRPKSEKYARAQLVQHASSNDLTLRGIHTGQAADDEITLTAHLLVDGHTPAKLERLVAELSLQPGVRAVQWYAGDETQSD from the coding sequence ATGACGCAGACGCTGAGCGTCGCCGATTTCGCGCTCCGGCTGGGCGTCGGGGTGGGCTGCGGCGCCCTGGTCGGCATGGAACGGCAATGGCGAGCGCGCAGGGCCGGTCTGCGGACGAACGCGCTGGTCGCCGCGGGTGCGACCTTGTTCGTGCTGTACGCGGTCGCCACCCCGGACAGCAGCCCTACCAGAGTCGCGTCCTACGTGGTGTCCGGTATCGGGTTCCTTGGCGGTGGCGTGATCCTGCGCGAGGGCGTCAACGTCCGCGGCCTCAACACCGCCGCCACCCTGTGGTGCTCCGCGGCGATAGGTGTACTGGCCGCCTCCGGGAATCTGGTGTTCACGTTGATCGCCACCCTGGCCGTCATCACCATCCACGTGGTGGGTCGGCCGCTCGGGCGGGTGATCGACCATGACAACAACACCGAAGAAGACGAAGGCCGTCAACCGTTCCTGGTGCAGGCGATCTGCCGCCCGAAATCCGAGAAGTACGCCCGCGCACAACTGGTCCAGCACGCCAGCAGCAACGACCTCACGCTGCGCGGCATCCACACCGGACAGGCCGCCGACGACGAGATCACTTTGACCGCACACCTTCTCGTGGATGGTCATACGCCGGCCAAGCTCGAGCGATTGGTCGCCGAGCTGTCCCTGCAACCCGGGGTTCGCGCGGTGCAGTGGTATGCCGGTGACGAAACTCAGTCCGACTAA
- a CDS encoding Rv1815 family serine proteinase gives MVYRMALRVVGAAIAALAFTPGLPAATAHADPVVVSPGMEILQDNRLCTLGYVDQAARVAYTAGHCRSTGNIVTDRNRNPIGHLATFRDDTPSGSTVAVDQAISDYEVIALDPNIPLNNILPGGRPLVSSPNVALSPGQAVCHFGVSTGETCGTVEAVNNGWFTMSHGVQSHPGDSGGPVYLAGGGPGQIVGIFNSMWGDFPAAVSWRSTSEQVHQDMAGQVNPG, from the coding sequence ATGGTGTATCGCATGGCACTTCGAGTAGTGGGCGCGGCGATTGCTGCGTTGGCCTTCACTCCCGGATTGCCGGCCGCCACCGCTCACGCAGACCCGGTGGTGGTGTCCCCGGGCATGGAGATCCTGCAGGACAACCGCCTGTGCACGCTGGGTTACGTCGATCAGGCCGCGAGAGTCGCATACACCGCGGGACATTGCCGCAGCACCGGAAACATCGTCACCGACCGCAACCGCAACCCGATCGGCCATCTCGCGACCTTTCGCGACGACACCCCCAGCGGCTCGACGGTCGCCGTCGACCAGGCGATCAGCGATTACGAGGTGATCGCGCTGGATCCCAATATTCCGCTGAACAACATCCTGCCGGGCGGACGTCCGCTGGTATCGAGCCCAAACGTCGCGCTTTCCCCCGGGCAGGCGGTCTGCCACTTCGGCGTGTCCACCGGTGAAACCTGCGGCACCGTCGAAGCCGTCAACAACGGCTGGTTCACCATGTCCCACGGCGTCCAGAGCCACCCGGGAGACTCGGGCGGACCGGTCTACCTGGCCGGCGGCGGACCCGGACAGATCGTCGGGATATTCAACAGCATGTGGGGCGACTTCCCGGCGGCGGTGTCGTGGCGGTCCACCTCCGAACAGGTCCACCAGGACATGGCGGGGCAGGTCAACCCCGGCTGA
- a CDS encoding DUF732 domain-containing protein, producing MMKRLMGLLAVFAAVTLAAPAYAEPVPEPDGDDAGFIAALHQAGFSFASEGSAVAAGRAVCSCLNNGESGLELVHDVKNHNPGMSMEMASDFAAISAKFYCPHQLSKA from the coding sequence CTGATGAAACGGCTAATGGGTCTACTGGCCGTGTTCGCCGCGGTCACCCTCGCCGCGCCGGCGTATGCCGAACCGGTCCCCGAGCCGGACGGCGACGACGCGGGCTTCATCGCCGCGCTGCATCAGGCCGGCTTCAGCTTTGCCAGTGAAGGTTCGGCTGTCGCCGCCGGACGGGCGGTGTGTTCGTGCCTGAACAACGGCGAGTCGGGCCTGGAACTGGTGCATGACGTGAAAAATCACAACCCCGGAATGAGTATGGAGATGGCTTCCGACTTCGCCGCGATCTCAGCGAAATTCTATTGCCCGCACCAACTTTCGAAGGCCTGA
- a CDS encoding PPE family protein translates to MFYGAFPPEFNSGRMYAGPGAESLVAAATAWENLAAELQAAATAYSSVLSNLTTGPWVGPSSLAMASAATPYVAWMQQTATQAAQTAAQATEAAAAYETAFAAHVPPPLIAANRELLAELMASNLFGQNTGAIAATEAQYGEMWAQDAEAMDTYFASSATTSNNLEEFSPAPQTTNEAGTTMQAAALTQSTSNAAGNVVSKLAGTTQLATTATGATGPLAGLADIATAYQNFWTNLLNIIPGGANFYTAMYNAVKVPIGLTTQFNDIGLLINFPVSQWLKFAPPVAYGALPKDALGAGLGALGFTRGTLFDAISPTAGFARGTLVGSLTVPPSWASATPAIRTVAAALTAAGPEAIPAAALGEGSLFSSLGMAGMLGSAMGAGGPTVVNASIRNRMKPLKDLKDKNSPEHLKRLVAEISEKPEAVQHHNVDQEGLDALLEQLAKKPGIHAVHLKKGKSKVIPSEEAQLG, encoded by the coding sequence ATGTTTTATGGAGCCTTTCCACCGGAGTTCAACTCGGGCCGGATGTACGCCGGTCCGGGGGCAGAGTCGCTGGTTGCGGCGGCCACGGCTTGGGAGAACCTGGCCGCCGAGCTGCAGGCCGCGGCGACCGCATACTCGTCGGTGCTGTCGAATCTGACCACCGGACCCTGGGTGGGCCCGTCCTCGCTGGCCATGGCGTCCGCCGCCACGCCCTACGTGGCCTGGATGCAGCAAACCGCCACCCAGGCCGCGCAGACTGCGGCCCAGGCCACCGAGGCGGCGGCCGCCTATGAGACGGCGTTCGCCGCACACGTACCGCCGCCGCTGATCGCGGCCAACCGTGAACTGCTGGCCGAGCTGATGGCGAGCAACCTCTTCGGGCAGAACACCGGGGCGATCGCGGCCACCGAGGCTCAATACGGCGAAATGTGGGCCCAAGATGCCGAGGCGATGGACACCTACTTCGCCTCCTCGGCCACCACCTCCAACAACCTGGAGGAGTTCAGCCCGGCGCCGCAGACCACCAACGAGGCGGGCACGACGATGCAGGCGGCCGCGCTGACCCAGTCCACGAGCAACGCAGCCGGCAATGTGGTATCCAAGCTGGCAGGAACAACCCAGTTGGCCACCACTGCGACCGGCGCCACCGGGCCGCTGGCCGGCCTTGCCGACATCGCCACTGCCTACCAGAACTTCTGGACGAATCTGCTGAACATCATCCCGGGCGGGGCGAATTTCTATACGGCGATGTACAACGCCGTCAAGGTGCCGATCGGCCTGACCACGCAGTTCAACGACATCGGGCTGCTGATCAACTTCCCGGTGTCGCAATGGCTCAAGTTCGCGCCACCGGTGGCATACGGCGCGCTCCCCAAGGACGCGCTGGGCGCCGGTCTCGGTGCGCTGGGCTTCACCCGGGGCACGCTGTTCGACGCAATAAGCCCGACAGCCGGTTTCGCGCGCGGCACCCTGGTGGGCTCGTTGACGGTCCCGCCGAGTTGGGCCTCGGCCACCCCGGCCATCCGGACAGTGGCGGCCGCCTTGACGGCCGCCGGGCCCGAGGCGATTCCCGCAGCCGCGCTCGGGGAAGGCAGCCTGTTCAGCTCGCTGGGAATGGCGGGAATGTTGGGCAGCGCGATGGGCGCCGGCGGTCCCACCGTGGTGAACGCAAGCATCCGCAACCGGATGAAACCGCTCAAGGACCTCAAGGACAAAAACTCGCCCGAGCACCTGAAGCGTCTGGTCGCAGAGATTTCGGAGAAGCCCGAAGCAGTGCAGCACCATAACGTAGATCAGGAAGGTCTCGATGCGCTGCTCGAGCAGCTAGCCAAGAAGCCCGGAATCCACGCGGTGCACCTGAAAAAGGGCAAGTCCAAGGTCATCCCGTCCGAAGAAGCGCAATTAGGTTAG
- a CDS encoding PPE family protein — protein MLNFGALPPEVNSAKMYAGAGSGSMLAAAAAWNALAAELRSAATNYEAVINSLVSEGWLGPASAKMAAAVQPYVAWLDTTAAQAEQAGVQANAAAAAYEAAFAATVPPPVVAANRTLQANLVASNIFGQNTGAIAATEAQYGEMWAQDASAMTSYTAASRTASTMTTFSDPQADTTADATALQADAVNNATLAAPAAQATSIWDWLGLSPNSNTSTEGLAGVMNFLSNSNPNLIGAFLNNASVSGISNGFTTNGILNPTTIIDPAATAAASGAVQSATTSGLEDLSAGLRTAAAVSSVTSLPGAAATAAVGQASLVGALSVPPTWAGTGATVSTVAATTQVGAGAYHSFGAATPMVMEEAGAVGMPGVPLAGIPGSHEDEFADPIYGFRPRVIGRPPAAG, from the coding sequence ATGCTGAATTTTGGGGCGTTACCGCCTGAAGTCAACTCGGCCAAGATGTATGCCGGTGCCGGGTCGGGATCGATGCTGGCGGCCGCGGCCGCATGGAATGCCTTGGCTGCTGAATTGCGTTCGGCGGCAACCAATTACGAGGCTGTAATCAACTCGCTGGTCAGCGAGGGCTGGCTGGGTCCGGCGTCGGCGAAGATGGCTGCGGCCGTCCAGCCGTATGTGGCGTGGCTGGACACCACCGCGGCTCAGGCCGAGCAGGCCGGCGTTCAAGCCAACGCGGCCGCGGCCGCGTACGAGGCGGCGTTTGCCGCGACGGTGCCCCCACCGGTCGTGGCGGCCAACCGCACGCTGCAGGCAAACCTGGTGGCCAGCAACATCTTTGGGCAGAACACCGGGGCAATCGCGGCCACCGAGGCCCAATACGGCGAGATGTGGGCCCAAGACGCCTCGGCGATGACCAGCTACACCGCCGCCTCGCGCACAGCCAGCACCATGACGACGTTCAGCGATCCCCAGGCCGACACCACCGCGGATGCAACGGCGTTGCAGGCCGACGCCGTCAACAATGCCACGCTGGCCGCCCCGGCCGCTCAGGCGACGAGCATCTGGGATTGGCTGGGTCTGTCGCCTAATTCGAATACCTCCACCGAGGGGCTTGCCGGGGTGATGAACTTCCTGAGCAATTCCAACCCGAACCTCATCGGCGCCTTCCTCAACAACGCGTCGGTCTCCGGCATCTCCAACGGTTTCACCACCAACGGCATTCTGAACCCGACGACAATCATCGATCCGGCCGCCACGGCCGCCGCAAGCGGGGCCGTACAAAGCGCGACCACCTCGGGCCTGGAAGATCTGTCCGCCGGTCTGCGCACTGCCGCTGCCGTGTCGTCTGTGACGAGCCTGCCGGGCGCGGCTGCGACCGCGGCAGTGGGACAGGCAAGTCTGGTTGGGGCCCTGTCGGTCCCGCCGACCTGGGCAGGTACCGGGGCAACCGTCAGCACGGTTGCGGCGACGACTCAGGTCGGAGCCGGGGCGTACCACAGCTTCGGCGCCGCTACCCCGATGGTGATGGAAGAAGCCGGGGCAGTGGGCATGCCCGGGGTTCCGCTGGCCGGCATCCCGGGTTCGCACGAGGACGAGTTCGCCGATCCGATCTACGGCTTCCGGCCCCGCGTCATTGGGCGCCCGCCCGCCGCCGGATAG
- a CDS encoding DUF732 domain-containing protein — protein sequence MKALPFLASVVTLIGLAAPAHADPADDAFLAALNNAGITYHDPEHAIKAGQKVCDLANSGTSQLDIIRDIRDLNPAFTMTSAAKFAKAAAMAYCPERLSTDSGGTNPGTGDAGGGGGG from the coding sequence ATGAAGGCCCTACCATTTCTGGCAAGCGTCGTCACCCTGATCGGCCTGGCCGCACCGGCACATGCCGATCCGGCTGACGACGCCTTCCTCGCAGCGCTCAACAACGCGGGCATCACCTATCACGATCCGGAGCATGCGATCAAAGCCGGCCAAAAAGTCTGCGACCTAGCCAACTCCGGGACGTCGCAGCTGGACATCATCCGCGACATCCGCGACCTCAACCCCGCATTCACGATGACCAGCGCCGCCAAATTCGCCAAGGCGGCCGCCATGGCCTACTGCCCCGAACGCCTCTCCACCGACAGCGGCGGCACCAACCCTGGCACCGGCGATGCCGGGGGCGGCGGGGGCGGCTAA
- a CDS encoding VOC family protein, with protein MTLEVQSPIQIAWVTQNLDATETALTGLLGARKWVRIPEVHFAPDSCSYRGKPADFVASISLSYLGDMQLELIEPVSGENVYSEFLRDSGPGLHHICMEAESPERFDAALADAANHGAEVVQQGVMPGGIQFAYLAAPQAAVPFVEIAYISPEMRAFYDYIKQEQG; from the coding sequence ATGACGCTTGAAGTTCAATCACCGATACAGATCGCCTGGGTCACCCAGAATCTCGATGCCACCGAAACGGCTCTCACCGGCCTGTTAGGCGCCCGGAAGTGGGTCCGCATACCCGAGGTGCACTTTGCTCCGGACAGCTGTAGCTACCGTGGCAAGCCGGCCGACTTCGTCGCCAGCATCTCCCTGAGCTATCTCGGTGACATGCAGTTGGAGCTCATCGAACCGGTTAGCGGGGAGAACGTCTATAGTGAATTTCTCCGTGACTCCGGACCGGGTTTGCACCACATCTGCATGGAGGCCGAAAGCCCCGAGCGATTCGATGCGGCACTCGCCGACGCCGCCAACCACGGCGCCGAAGTGGTGCAGCAGGGCGTGATGCCCGGCGGCATCCAATTCGCTTACCTCGCAGCACCACAGGCGGCCGTGCCGTTCGTGGAGATCGCCTACATCTCACCCGAGATGCGGGCGTTTTACGACTACATCAAACAGGAGCAAGGGTGA
- a CDS encoding sterol desaturase family protein has product MHAVTGFWLALPPQMRDPVLFAIPFFLLLLTLEWTAARKLERLEASERPASGAYLTRDSLASISMGLVSVGTTAAWKTLALLGYAAIYAYLAPWHLSVGQWYTWVIAILGVDLLYYAYHRIAHRVRLIWATHQAHHSSQYFNFATALRQKWNNSGEILLWIPLPLLGLPPWMVFFSWSLNLIYQFWVHTERVGKLPRPLEFVFNTPSHHRVHHGMDQIYLDKNYGGIFIVWDRLFRSFQAETFRPHYGLTKQVDTFNIWNLQTREYVAIARDWRSASRLRDRLGYVFGPPGWTPRPAAVTTDSVRLASSL; this is encoded by the coding sequence GTGCATGCCGTCACCGGGTTCTGGCTCGCGTTACCCCCGCAGATGCGGGACCCGGTGCTGTTCGCGATCCCGTTCTTCCTGCTGCTGTTGACCCTCGAGTGGACGGCGGCCCGCAAATTGGAGCGTCTCGAGGCCTCCGAACGGCCGGCATCCGGCGCCTACCTCACCCGTGATTCGCTGGCCAGCATCTCGATGGGGCTGGTCTCGGTGGGTACCACGGCCGCCTGGAAGACGCTGGCGTTGCTCGGCTATGCCGCCATCTACGCCTATCTGGCGCCCTGGCACCTCTCGGTCGGCCAGTGGTACACGTGGGTCATCGCGATCCTGGGCGTCGACCTGCTGTACTACGCCTACCACCGCATCGCGCACCGGGTGCGGCTGATCTGGGCGACCCACCAGGCCCATCACTCCAGCCAGTACTTCAATTTCGCGACCGCGCTGCGCCAGAAGTGGAACAACAGCGGCGAAATCCTGCTGTGGATTCCGTTGCCGCTGTTGGGTCTTCCGCCCTGGATGGTCTTCTTCAGTTGGTCGCTGAATCTGATCTACCAGTTCTGGGTGCACACCGAGCGGGTGGGCAAACTGCCGCGGCCGCTCGAGTTCGTCTTCAACACACCGTCGCACCACCGGGTGCACCACGGGATGGACCAGATCTACCTGGACAAGAACTACGGGGGCATCTTCATCGTCTGGGACCGCCTGTTCCGCAGTTTCCAGGCCGAGACGTTCCGCCCGCATTACGGCCTCACCAAGCAGGTGGACACCTTCAACATCTGGAACCTGCAGACGCGCGAATACGTCGCGATCGCGCGCGACTGGCGGTCGGCGAGTCGGCTTCGCGACCGGCTGGGCTATGTTTTCGGACCGCCGGGCTGGACTCCGCGCCCGGCCGCTGTGACCACCGACTCCGTTCGGCTGGCCTCGTCGTTGTAA
- a CDS encoding NAD(P)/FAD-dependent oxidoreductase, whose protein sequence is MTAVIVVGSGFAGLWAALGAARRLDELAVAPGTVDITVLSATGFHDIRVRNYEPDLSACRIPLADVLDPAGVSHVVTDVTGIDTAAHTVTTSDGAAYGYDRLVLASGSRVLKPAVPGLREFAFDVDTYDGAVALQRHLQRLAEAPSAPAAATVVVVGAGLTGIETACELPNRLRALCSGNPRVILVDRNPLVGSDMGSSARPVIEKALSDNGVETRTGVTVDAVAPTGVSLSSGEQVEAATVVWCAGMAASPLTERLPVDRDRSGRVPVDDYLRVIGVESIFAAGDAAAARMDAEHLSVMSCQHGRPMGRYAGYNVISDLYGEPLLALRIPWYVTVLDLGPAGAVYTEGWDRVVVSTGAQAKTTKQTINSERIYPPLTGIRADLLAAAAPELQARP, encoded by the coding sequence GTGACCGCCGTGATCGTCGTCGGCTCCGGGTTCGCTGGGCTATGGGCAGCGCTCGGCGCCGCCCGTCGGTTGGATGAGCTCGCCGTCGCGCCGGGCACCGTCGATATCACCGTGCTGAGCGCTACCGGATTCCACGACATCCGGGTCCGCAATTACGAGCCCGATTTGAGCGCCTGCCGTATCCCGCTCGCCGACGTCCTGGATCCCGCCGGGGTGTCTCACGTCGTCACCGACGTGACCGGGATCGACACCGCCGCGCACACCGTGACCACCTCGGACGGTGCGGCGTACGGCTACGACCGGCTGGTGCTGGCGTCGGGCAGCCGGGTGCTCAAGCCCGCGGTACCGGGGCTGCGCGAGTTCGCTTTTGACGTCGACACGTATGACGGCGCCGTCGCGCTGCAACGGCATCTGCAGCGGCTGGCCGAGGCTCCCTCGGCGCCCGCGGCGGCGACGGTCGTCGTGGTCGGGGCCGGGCTGACCGGCATCGAGACGGCGTGCGAGCTGCCGAACCGGTTGCGCGCGTTGTGCTCTGGAAACCCCCGGGTGATTCTCGTCGACCGCAACCCGCTGGTCGGCTCCGATATGGGTTCCTCGGCCCGGCCGGTGATTGAAAAGGCGTTGTCGGACAACGGGGTTGAGACGAGGACGGGAGTCACAGTCGACGCCGTCGCCCCGACCGGCGTGTCGCTGTCCTCGGGTGAGCAGGTCGAGGCGGCCACCGTGGTGTGGTGCGCCGGGATGGCGGCCAGCCCGCTGACCGAACGGCTGCCGGTCGACCGCGATCGCTCGGGCCGGGTACCCGTCGACGACTACCTGCGGGTGATCGGCGTCGAGTCGATCTTCGCCGCGGGTGACGCGGCGGCGGCCCGCATGGATGCCGAGCATCTGTCGGTGATGTCGTGTCAGCATGGGCGGCCGATGGGCCGCTATGCCGGCTACAACGTCATCAGCGACCTGTATGGAGAGCCGCTGCTGGCCCTTCGAATCCCTTGGTATGTAACCGTTCTCGATCTAGGACCGGCCGGCGCCGTCTACACCGAAGGGTGGGATCGGGTGGTGGTGTCGACGGGCGCGCAAGCCAAGACCACCAAGCAGACCATCAATTCCGAGCGGATCTATCCCCCGCTGACCGGCATTCGCGCCGACCTGCTGGCCGCGGCCGCGCCGGAGCTACAAGCCCGCCCATAA
- a CDS encoding nitroreductase/quinone reductase family protein: MSTRYEEPNRVARAGNAVIRGLADLGISIAGTRALRVRGRKTGKQRAVVINLLAIDGVDYLVSPRGNTQWARNVRAAGVVEVGPRWRRRTLQATEVDDAAKPALLKRYLDRWYWQVKGYVAGLTPDSSDDEFRAGAPSIPMFVLRPQ; the protein is encoded by the coding sequence ATGTCCACGCGCTACGAAGAACCCAACCGCGTCGCCCGGGCCGGTAACGCCGTCATCCGCGGGCTGGCCGATCTCGGGATCAGCATCGCCGGCACCCGGGCGCTGCGCGTCCGCGGGCGCAAGACGGGAAAACAGCGCGCCGTGGTGATCAACCTGTTGGCCATCGACGGCGTGGACTACCTGGTCTCGCCGCGAGGCAACACCCAGTGGGCACGCAACGTCAGGGCCGCCGGTGTCGTCGAAGTGGGGCCGCGCTGGCGGCGCCGAACCCTTCAGGCCACCGAGGTCGACGACGCGGCCAAGCCCGCGTTGTTGAAGCGCTACCTGGACAGGTGGTATTGGCAGGTCAAGGGCTATGTGGCCGGTCTGACGCCGGATTCCAGCGATGACGAGTTCCGGGCCGGCGCCCCGTCCATACCGATGTTCGTGCTCAGGCCGCAGTAA
- a CDS encoding DUF732 domain-containing protein: MRWLLALLGVSAMIGLAAPAHGDPDAAPDDAGFLATVRGAGITYTDSGQAVAFGKSVCGLIRAGKPGPELVGDLQRKNPGLTTAHATLFIGIAAKYYCPQQLADSRPAPQ; encoded by the coding sequence ATGCGATGGCTCCTGGCGCTCCTCGGCGTCTCCGCAATGATCGGCCTGGCCGCGCCCGCCCACGGCGATCCGGACGCCGCTCCCGACGACGCCGGCTTCCTCGCGACCGTGCGCGGCGCGGGCATCACCTACACCGACTCGGGTCAGGCCGTGGCATTCGGAAAATCGGTGTGCGGCTTGATCAGAGCAGGTAAGCCCGGCCCGGAGCTGGTTGGAGACCTGCAACGTAAAAACCCCGGATTGACCACCGCTCATGCGACCCTGTTCATCGGCATCGCGGCGAAGTACTACTGCCCGCAGCAACTCGCCGACAGCCGGCCCGCACCGCAGTAG